One stretch of Periplaneta americana isolate PAMFEO1 chromosome 1, P.americana_PAMFEO1_priV1, whole genome shotgun sequence DNA includes these proteins:
- the LOC138695244 gene encoding oocyte zinc finger protein XlCOF6.1-like: MAVNFSKICRLCMTQSGKLLSIFLHDENLAARIMSLSPGVKLCVGDELPDQVCTECVRQVDLSYNFKLQCETSDFKLRQLLLKGESCHLDNKKENCDFEAVKVEVDESEITVEEHGVDVESSDSSQRPDDCIRDYPYHNKGQNTEQRETVNSNAKKEVKTWKKFVCDVCGKMFRVKRALTQHMVTHSSDRPYSCSECGKTFSLKHSMKMHLKVHSGEKPYSCEECGSCFSQSSGLYNHMKTHNGERRYSCVDCGKRFVRSSHLQAHLVCHTGEKAFNCTLCSKSFGRSDTLKEHLAIHAGQKPFLCTICGKRFSKNCKLKTHIYTHSQTKPYVCTDCGKSFARKDRLKDHMTVHSGKRPFVCQECGKAFVRKEHLNYHLRVHGKQKNS; encoded by the exons atggcTGTGAACTTTAGTAAAATATGTCGCCTTTGTATGACACAATCAGGAAAGTTATTGTCAATTTTCCTCCACGATGAAAATCTCGCCGCTAGAATAATGTCATTGTCACCAGGCGTGAAG TTATGTGTTGGAGATGAACTTCCAGATCAGGTGTGCACCGAATGTGTTCGCCAAGTTGATTTAAGCTACAATTTTAAATTGCAATGTGAGACAAGTGATTTTAAACTCAGACAACTGCTCCTTAAAGGAGAG AGTTGTCACTTGGACAACAAGAAAGAAAATTGTGACTTCGAGGCAGTGAAAGTTGAAGTTGATGAATCAGAGATCACTGTTGAAGAACATGGTGTTGATGTGGAGAGCAGTGATAGCAGTCAGCG GCCAGATGATTGCATTCGAGATTATCCCTACCACAACAAAGGCCAAAATACTGAGCAAAGAGAGACAGTAAATAGTAACGCAAAAAAGGAAGTAAAGACGTGGAAGAAATTtgtatgtgatgtttgtggtaaaatGTTTCGCGTGAAGAGGGCCCTGACTCAACACATGGTAACACACAGTTCAGATAGACCGTACTCATGCAGTGAATGTGGAAAGACATTCAGTTTGAAACACAGCATGAAAATGCATTTGAAAGTACATTCTGGAGAGAAACCGTATTCTTGTGAGGAATGTGGATCATGTTTTTCCCAAAGCAGTGGACTCTATAACCACATGAAGACTCACAATGGCGAGAGAAGATATTCGTGCGTTGATTGCGGCAAGAGGTTTGTCAGATCATCACATCTACAGGCTCATTTAGTTTGCCACACAGGAGAGAAAGCGTTTAACTGTACACTCTGTTCAAAAAGTTTCGGACGTTCCGACACCTTGAAAGAACACCTGGCGATTCATGCTGGACAGAAACCCTTTTTGTGTACCATTTGTGGGAAAAGGTTCTCCAAGAACTGCAAGTTGAAAACCCATATCTATACACATTCACAGACTAAACCATATGTGTGCACTGACTGTGGTAAATCATTTGCGAGAAAGGATCGGCTGAAAGATCATATGACGGTTCATTCTGGAAAACGCCCGTTTGTGTGTCAAGAATGTGGCAAAGCCTTTGTGAGAAAAGAACATCTTAATTATCATTTAAGAGTGCATGGGAAGCAGAAAAACTCATGA